The nucleotide sequence GCGCCACCTGGAACACGGCGCGGCCCGCCCGCGTCGGCCCACCTGACCCGGACGAGAAGTCCGGCCGTGGGGGTCGACGCGGGCGGGCCGTTTTTCTTGCCGCGGCGGCTCGCCTGCCGCTGCCGGGCCGTCGGGCGGGGATGCGCCGCCTTGATGACCGGTCGCCCCGAAGCGGGTCGCTTCGTAGCGGGGCGACAAGGCGCCGCATGCGGCCCGGCGCTTATTCCGTGGTTTCGGTGCTTTCCTCTTCGCCGCGGGCCTGGCGTTCGGCATTCTTGGCGCCCGTGTGACGCACGTCGGCGCCGCGCACCATGTAGATGACCCGCTCCGACATGTTCTTGGCATGGTCGCCGATGCGTTCCATGGCGCGCGCGATGAAGATCAGGTCGATCGAAGGCGTGATGGTGCGCGGATCCTCCAGCATGAAGGAAATCAGCTGCCGCAGCGCGGCCTTCCACTCCTTGTCCACTTCCTTGTCGCTGCGCACCACCTGGGCGGCCTGCACCGGATCCAGCCGGGCGAAGGCATCCAGCGACTGGCGCAGCATGGCGCGCACGCTGTTGGCCATATGGCGCAGGTCCACCAAGGGAGTGACGCGCACTTCGCCGTCGTTGATGCGGCGGGCGACGGTGGCGATTTTCTCGGCCTCGTCGCCGGAGCGCTCCATATCGGTCAGCATCTTGGACACGGCCAGCAGCATGCGCAGGTCGATCGCCGTGGGCTGGTGGCGCGCCAGGATATAGCTGATGCGCTGGTCGATTTCGACCTCGTAGCGATTGACTTCCTTTTCCCGTTCGCGGACCTTGTCGACCAGGTCCAGATCGCCGTTGGCCAAGGCGTCGATCGCGTCCTGGATCATGGCTTCCACCACGCCGCCCATCGCCAGAAACTGCGAACGGACCGCTTCCAGGTCGGCATCGAATTGTTTGTTTGTGTGCTCGGTCATCCGGGCTCCCTGCGGGGTTGACGATGGTTCCATTGCCATGCGAGCCTCCAAGAAATGCCATCAGGAAGTCCCGGGCCGCATCGGGGGGCTAGGTTATGACTTCCATGTGACAGGATTATGAACCGGTCGCCGGGAACCGGGCACCGGTCACCGCGCGCTACGGGCGCGCAAGCCGCCTGATTCCGTTCTGCGTGGCCAGCAGCGCGACGTCGGCCCCCGGCTGGGTGAACAGGCCGCACGTGACGACACCAGGCAGGTTATTGATATGCAGCTCCAGCGCGGGCGCATCGTCGATCCGCAGGCCGGCCACGTCGAGTATGACATTGCCGTTATCGGTGATGAAACCCTCGCGCAGGCGCGGCTGGCCGCCCAGCGCCGCCAGCTTGCGGGCGACGGCGGCCCGCGCCATGGGGATGACCTCCACCGGCAAGGGGAAGGCGCCCAGGCGCTCCACCAGCTTGGATTCGTCGGCGATGCAGACGAAGCGGTCGGCGACGGAGGCCACGATTTTCTCCCGCGTCTGCGCGCCGCCGCCGCCCTTGATCATGTGCAGGCGGCCGTCGATTTCGTCCGCGCCATCGACGTATATGGGCATGTGCTCGACGTCGTTCAGGTCCAGCACCGCGATGCCCAGCGCGGACAGGCGCGCGGCGCTGCGTTCCGAGCTGGCGACGGTGCCGCGCAGGCGACCCTTGAACCGGGCCAGGCCGTCGATGAACAAGTCCGCCGTGGAACCCGTGCCGACACCGATGATGACGTCCGGGCCGGCGACCTGGTCGACGACCTCCAGTGCCGCGGCGGCGGCCTGCTGTTTCAATTCTTGCTGGCTGAGCATGGGAACACCCGATCGGAAAAAGCGCGGATAAACAAAGGGAAGCGCAGCAATTTAGCAGATTGCCCGCGATCCGCCCCGCCGCCATCCATGCGCCATATCGTGCGCGCTTGCTTCGACATGCGGCACGATGGAAACCGCGCGGGCGGCCGCCCGCGTCGCCGCTTGCACGCTAGCGCGATGGCGGGTTCTCGTCGTCCGCCGTTGGCGTGGCCTCTTCGGCAAGCTGGGCCAGCAAGGCGGCCGGCGTGGCCGCGTCGTCGGGCAGGGCCTCCACCGCCTTCAGGCTGCGCAGCATGGCGCGGGTGCGGGTTTCCGTCTGGCCGATCTTGGAACTGGCTGTCTCCAGCGTGCGCTTGACGCCGGCCAGCGCATCGCCGAAACGGCCGAACTCCGTCTTCACGGCGCGCAGTACCTGCCAGACCTCCGAGGAACGCCGCTCGATGGCCAGCGTGCGGAAGCCCATCTGCAGGCTGTTCAGCAAGGCGGCCAGATTGGCCGGCCCGCTGACATTGACCCGCAGGCGGTGCAATTTGTCCAGCAGCCCGGGACGCCGCAGGACTTCGGCATACAAGCCTTCGGTGGGCAGGAACATGATGGCGAAATCCGTGGTGTGCGGCGGCGCGATGTATTTGTCCGCGATGGCGCGCGCCTGCAGCTCCACCGCGCGCGCGAGCGCGGCGGCCGCGGCCCGCGCGGCGTCCGGGTCGTCGGCCTGTTCGGCGTCGACCAGGCGCTCGTATTCCTCCTTGGGGAATTTGGCGTCCAGCGGCAGCCACACCGGCTCGCCGTCATCGGCGCGGCCCGGCAGGCGGATGGCGAACTCCACGATGGCATCGCTGCCCGGGACGGGCTTGACGTTGCAGCCGTACTGGTCCGGCGTCATGGTGTCTTCCAGCAGACGGGCCAATTGCACCTCGCCCCAGGTGCCGCGCGACTTGACGTTGGTCAGCACCCGCTTCAGGTCGCCCACCCCCGAGGCCAGGCTCTGCATTTCACCCAGGCCCTTGTGCACGGCTTCCAGCCGTTCCGACACCAGCCGGAAGGATTCGCCCAGGCGCTGCTCCAGCGTGGCATGCAGTTTTTCGTCCACCGTGCGCCGCATCTCGTCCAGCTTGCCGGCGTTTTCCGCCTGCAAGGCCAGGAGGCGCTGGTCCACGGTTTGCCGGATCTCCTGCAGGCGCCGGTCGTTCATGTCGGTCAGGCGCTGGACCTGCTCGCCGAAGACCGCGCTGAAACGCCCCAGGGCGTCCGCGGATTCCGTGCGCGTGGCCAGCGCATCACGCGCCAGGGTGGCGCGCAGCGCTTCCAGTTGGCCGCCCAGTTCCACCCGCAGGTCGCGCATGGCGTCGCCGAGCTCGCCGCGCAGGCCGCGCTGGCTTTCCGCGAGTTCGCCGCGCAGTGCGGCCGCCGCCCGCTCCTGTTCCGCCAGGCGGATGGCCAGCTGATCCGTCCCCCTGGCTGAACGCCCGGTACGCCAGGCGGCCGCCAGCGCCGCCAGGGCTGCCACCACGGCGGCCACCCCGATTCCTGCCAATACGATGTCGCCTTGAAGCAACACTGAACCTCTCCCACTCATCCGTTGGCATTGTAGGCCGCGCGCCACAAGCAACAGGTTTCGCTTTGCCTGCGCGAATTAAACAGTCACACTACGTTCATCGTTGAATTTTCGTCATATAACTGTGGCCGGCAAAAATAATCACAAGCGCCACACGAGCGATACGGCTTGCGCCATGAGTATTGTCCCCTTCCCGGCCCGGCGTGAACCGGCTGCCCCCGCGGCACAGCCGGCGCCCCTGGCTACCGAGGCCTACCAGCCGTTCCGGCTGCTGGACCTGACGGGACTGCGGCCCATCGCATCGGGTGCCGAACGGCTGGTTTACCAGCACCCCCATGACCCTTCCCTATTGGTGAAAGTGGTCGATTTCCCCGCCGTGGCGGAGCACCTTAGCACGCGTCCGCTGCGCCGCTGGCGCAAGGATCGCCAGCGCGAGGGCGCCTACCGCAACCATGTCGCCGAACTGGCCGAATACACCGCCGCGCAGAATGCCGCGGCCGGGCGGTGGAAGGTGCCGATGGCGCGCATCCTTGGCCTGGCGCAGACCAGCATGGGACTGGGATTGCTGGTCGAGAAGATTACCGACGGCCAGGGCGGACTGGCGCCGACCGTGGAACAGATCGTCCGCGACCGCGGCCTGGACGAGTCCCTGGCACGCGAGCTGGATTACTTCTTCGATACCCTGGCGGACCACCACATCATCCTGAACGATGTCTCCGCGCGCAACGTCGTCATGGGCTTGAACGCCGATGGCGAGGCGGGCCTGTACCTGATCGACGGCTTCGGCTCCAAGCAAGCGGTGCCGCTGTTCGCCTACAGCAAGTTGTTGAACCGCCGCCGCATCCTGCGCAAATACCAGGTATTGCGCGCCAAGTTGCAAGCCCGCAGCCTTGCGCGCCTGCAGGCGCGCCGGCAATCGAGCGAACTCGACAGTTAGGGGAAAGAGCGCGAAGCGCCGAGAAAAAGCCGGAAAGGGTCAGGTCCGCAAGGCCTGACCCTTGCAAGGCCGGCCCTGACGCGTGACCCAATCGTAGTCGCGTCCCGCCACCTGTCCGCGGCGCAGCGGATTGCGGGTACAGAACGGCGCATAGGCAGGATCGACGAAGCGATACGGCAGATGCGGATCGCGCCCTTCGGGTATGCCCAGGCGCACGGTGCGCACCAGGCAAGACGGCCGCGCGCCGATATCCTCGACGAAAAAGTTTTCCGGGTCGAAATGCCCGCCGTCCCAGTCGGGGACCTTCAAGGCCAGCGAGCGGCACAGCAGCGTCTGGCCGGCGCACAGGCGCTGGGGCGGGCGGCTGCGGCCCAGGGCGTCCGGATTCAGCGCCTGCATGCACGCCAGCGCGTCCTCGCCCGACACGGCGTCCACCCAGGGATGGCCGGACTTGATCAATACGGCATTGCCGGGTCCGCCCGCGCTGATGTTCAGGGAATCGCCGCCGCGGGCGTAGTACATGTAGATCGTGCCGCCGTCCATGAACAGCGCGCGCCGCTTGTGCGTATAGCCGAGCGAGGCATGGCTGCCCTTGTCGCGCAGGTAGTAGGCTTCGGTCTCGATGATGCGGGCCGACAGCCACAGGCCGCGGTAGCGCCGGCGCAGCACCATGCCGATGAGCTCCCGGGCCACCTGGCGGGCATCGCGGTCGAAGAAGGAGTCGGGCAGCATGGGGCCGGGCCCGATGGCCGGAACGGCGTCAGGCAAAGCGTTCGGTATAGCGTTTTTCCGAAAAGCCCACCGTTGCCACGCCATCGGGCGTGACGGTCACCGGGCGGCGGACCAGGGCGGGATATTCCGCGATCAGGGCCTGCCACTGGGCGTCGCCGGCGGCCGCCTTGCGGGCTTCCGGCAGCGCGCGCCAGGTCATGGAGGTGCGATTCACCAGTTTTTCCCAGCCGCCCACCTGCTCGGCCCATTGCTTGAGCGTGGCGGGCGGAACGGGGTTGTCGCGGTAGTCGACGAACTGGTGCTTGACGCCATGTTCGTCCAGCCACGCGCGCGCCTTGACGCAGGTACTGCATTGCTTGAGTCCGTACAGGACGGTCTGGTTCACGTGTTGACTCCCCGGTTTTCCGCGCGGCGCTGCAGGCGGTTGGCCACCACGACGCATACGCCGACGATCAGGATGAAAATGGCCGCGAGCGCGTTGACCTCCGGCTTCAGGCCCAGGCGCACGCGCGAGAAGACTTCGATCGGCAGCGTGGTGTAGCCGGGCCCGGAAAGAAAGGATGACAGGATCACGTCGTCCAGCGACAGGGTGAAGGACAGCAGCCATGCCGATGCCAGCGCGGGCGCGATCAGCGGCAGCGTGATGGCGAAGAACACCTTCAGCGGCGTGGCGCCCAGATCAAGCGCGGCTTCCTCCAGCGAGCGGTCCAGGTCTCGCACGCGCGATTGGATGATCACCGCGACGAAGGCCATGCAGAAGGTCGTATGCCCGACCCAGATCGTGAAGATGCCGTTCTCCGGCCAGCCGATGGCGGTGCGGACCTCGACGAACATCAGCAGCAGGGAGATGCCGATGACGACCTCCGGAATGACCAGCGGCGCGCTGAGCATGCCGATGTACAGGGAAAAGCCGCGGAAGCGCCCCATGCGGGCCAGGACGTAGCCGGCCCAGGTGCCGATGACGGTGGCGGCCGTGGCGGCCAGCGCCGCGACCCGGAAGGACAGCCAGGCCGCGCTGAGCAAGGCGTCGTCCTGCAGCAGCGAACCGTACCACTTGAAGGAAAAGCCCGACCACGACGTCACCAGGGGCGAATCGTTGAACGAGAACACCACCAGGCTCAGGATGGGGATGTACAGGAAGGCGAAGCCCAGGCCCAGGGCCAGCGCCCGCATGCCGCGATGAGGCCCTTTCATTCGCGGGCCTCCCGGCCGGGTTCGACCTGTTTGACCTGGTTGTACTGGAACAGCGCCAGCGGTACCAGCAGCAGCAGGACCATCACGCAGGTGACCGCCGCGGCCATCGGCCAGTCGGCATTGTTGAAGAACTCGCTCCACATGACGCGGCCCATCATCAGGGTATTCGCGCCGCCCAGCATTTCCGGGATGACGTATTCGCCCACGGCCGGAATGAATACCAGCATGGCGCCGGCGATGACGCCGGGCCGGGACAAGGGGACGGTGATCTGCCAGAACGCCTGCCAGGGCCTGGCGCCCAGGTCGTAGGCGGCCTCCAGCAGGCGCAGGTCCATTTTGACCAGGTTGGCGTACAGCGGCAGGATGAAGAACGGCAGATAGGAATACACCATGCCGATATAGACCGCCAGGTCGGTGCGGTAGATTTCCAGCGGCTGCGAAATGATGCCCAGGCCCAGCAGCAGCTTGTTGAGCAGGCCGTCGTTGCGCAGGATGCCCACCCACGCATACACCCGCAGCAGCAGCGAGGTCCAGAACGGCAGGATCACCCCGAGCAGCAGCAGGTTGCGCGTGGCCGGCGCCGAGCGGGCGATGTAGTAGGCCATGGGATAGCCGATCAGGATGCAGCACAGCGTGCTGATGGCCGCGATTTTCACCGAGCTCAGGTAGGTGGCCAGGTACAGGCTGTCGGTGAACAGCAGCGCGTAGCCGCGCAGGTGCAGGCTGAAGTTCAGCGCCTCGTCCTTGAGCTCCAGCAGCGGCGTGTAGGGCGGCACGCCGAATTGCAGGTCGGCGAAGCTGATCTTGAGCACCAGCAGGAAAGGCACCAGCAGGAACAGCGCCAGCCAGGCGAACGGCGGCACGATGGCCAAAGCCCGCGGGGAAGGCAGCAGGCGACGCAGCGGCGCGGCGTTCATGAAGGCAGCACCGTCGCGCTGTCGGCGTCCCACACCACGTAGACTTCCTCGTGGATGGCCGGCGCGTCGTCCTGCGCGAAGACGCGGCGCGGCACGGTGGCCTCGACCGTCATGCCCGAATCCAGGCGGATGTGGTAGCGCGCGTAACCGCCCATCCATGCCATGTGCATGACCACGCCGTGCGCCCAGTTGTAAATGCTTTCGGGCTGTTCGCGGGAAACCACGATGCGCTCGGGGCGGATCGATACGTAGACCTGCATGCCCAGCGGCTCGCTGACGCCATGGCTGACGTACAGCTGGCGCGACAGCTGGTCCGATTCGATGGCGACGTGGTCGGGCTCGTCCACCACGATGGTGCCCGGGAACAGATTGGTGCTGCCGATGAAGCCCGCGACGAAGCGCGAATTGGGAAATTCGTAGACGTCCTGCGGGCTGCCGATCTGCACGATCTGGCCTTCGGTCATGACCGCCAGCCGGTGCGCCATGGTCATGGCCTCTTCCTGGTCATGGGTGACCATGATGCAGGTGACGCCGACCTGTTCCAGGATGCGCACCAGCTCGATCTGCGTGGCCTGCCGGATCTGCTTGTCCAGCGCCGACATGGGCTCGTCCAGCAGCAGCAGCTTGGGGCGCTTGACCAGGCTGCGGGCCAGCGCGACGCGCTGCTGCTGGCCGCCGGACAGCTGGTGCGGCTTGCGCCGCGAATAGCCGGCCATCTGCACCAGGTTCAGCGCCTCGAACACGCGATCGTGGATTTCCGCGCGGTCCACGCCTTCCTGCTTCAGGCCGAAGGCGACATTGGCCTCTACCGACATGTGCGGAAACAGCGCGTAGGACTGGAACATCATGTTGACGGGCCGCCGGTACGGCGGCACGTCGGTGATGTCCTCGCCATCCAGCAGGATCTGCCCCGACGTGGCTTCCTCGAAGCCCGCCAGCATGCGCAGCAGCGTGGACTTGCCGCAGCCGGAACTTCCCAGCAGCGCGAAGAGCTCGTTGCGGCGCACCGACAGGTTCACCGAACGGACGGCGACCGTGTCGCCAAAGATTTTCACCAAGTCGGAAACGCGAACGATCTCGTCGGCATCCGTCGCGTGAGGGGCCGCGTAACGGCTGTCGTTCATGATGCTTATCGCCCGGACTTCAGTTCAGCCCACATACGGGTTTGCAGGCGCAGGATGTTGATGGGTTGCGCCTTGATGACGTACAGCGTCTTGGACACCTCGGCGGGCGGGTAGATCATGGGATTGTCCGCGACGTCCTTCACCACGTACTTGCGCGCTTCCTTATTGGCGTTGGGATAGAACATCTTGTTGGTGATCGCGGCGTGCACCTGCGGCGTCTCGATGTAGTTGATGAACTTCATGGCGTTTTCGGGATGGGGCGCATCCTTGGGCACGGCCATGACGTCGAACCAGGCGGGCGCCCCGCCCTGCGGGATGAAGTAATTGACGTCGAAGGTCTGCTTGTTCTGCCGGGCGCGGTCGCGGGCGATCATGACGTCGCCGGAAAAGCCGTACACCATGCAGAGGTCGCCGGACGCCATTTCGTCGATATAGCCCGACGAGCTGAACTGGCGGATGTACGGCCGGATTTTCTTCAGGACCTCGAAGGCGGCCTTGTAGTCGTCGGGATTGCTGCTGTTGGGATCCTTGCCGATGTAATGCAGCACGGCCGGAAAGACCTGGGCCGCCTCGTCCAGCACGGAAATGCCGCAGTCCTTCAGCTTGGCGGCGTTCTCGGGCTTGAACAGCATGTCCCAGCTGTTCAGCGGCGCGTCCTTGCCCATGATCTGCTGGACCTTGGTGACGTTGTAGCCGAGCCCGTTGGTGCCGTAGCCCCAGGGCACGAAGTACTTGTTGCCGGGGTCCACCTGGGCGACCAGGGCCATGACCTCCGGGTCCAGGTACTGCAGGTTGGGCATCTTGGACTTGTCCAGCGGCTGGAACAGGCCGCCCTGCAGCTGGCGCGAGGCATAGTGCGTCGAAGGCACGACGACGTCGTAGCCGGACTTGCCGGTCAGCAGCTTGGCTTGCAGCGTGTCGTTGTTGTCGTAGGTGTCATAGCGCACCTTGATGCCGGTTTCGCGTTCGAAGCCCGGAATCGTGTCCGGCGCGGTGTATTCGGCCCAGTTATAGACGTTGACGACGTTTTCCTGCGCCTTGGCCGCCGACAGCGCCAGCGCCGCCAGCACCGCCGCCGCGACGCGCACACCCGCGTTGATACCCATATCCCAGAGCCCCTTGCCGAGAAGATTTGCGTTGATGAGGGTGTGCCGGACCGTCGCCAGGCTGCCGCTCGCAGGCGCGGCAGGCCCGCCTGCCGGCGGCAGGCCGCCCCGGCAAGCGGGGGCTGCCCGCGCGCAAAGGCAAAATGATAATTCGTTTTCCCCCGGCAGTCAGGCCGGCGCCCGGGCCATCCGCTCGCGGTAGGACTGGTCCAGCTTTTCGAAAAACGCCAGGCCCGCCGCCCCCCCGACCTTTTCCAGCGACCGGCGCAGCCGTTCGATATTGCGCCGCTTGCCCGCGTCCGACACCCCGCCCTGGCGTCCCCGGTCGAAATCGATGATCCAGGCCTTGCCGCGGGCATCGAGCAGGATGTTGTAGGCGTTCAGGTCCGCATGCCAGACGCCGGCCTGGTGCATGCGGGCGATCGCCTCGGCGGCCACGTCCCAGACGGGCTGGTCCAGGACGCCGGCCAGGGGACGCACGTCAGGCAGGCGCGCCACCAGGATGGCGGCTTCATACGCCAGCGGTCCCACCCGCCAATAGGCGGCGGCCAGCGGGGCCGGTACGGGCAGGCCCTGCGCGGACAGGGACTCCAGCAGTTGGAATTCCATGAAGCAGCGCGTGCGGGCTTCCCCCAGCCAGACGTAGCGCTGGCGGCTCAAACGGGCGACCAGGCCGCCGCGCCGGTAGTGCCGCAGGACACCGCTGCCGAACTCGCCGTCCACGAACCAGGCCGCCTGGCGCCCGCCCTGCTGCACCGGCTGGGCCGCCGTACCGTAGAAGGCGG is from Bordetella bronchialis and encodes:
- a CDS encoding ABC transporter permease subunit, producing the protein MNAAPLRRLLPSPRALAIVPPFAWLALFLLVPFLLVLKISFADLQFGVPPYTPLLELKDEALNFSLHLRGYALLFTDSLYLATYLSSVKIAAISTLCCILIGYPMAYYIARSAPATRNLLLLGVILPFWTSLLLRVYAWVGILRNDGLLNKLLLGLGIISQPLEIYRTDLAVYIGMVYSYLPFFILPLYANLVKMDLRLLEAAYDLGARPWQAFWQITVPLSRPGVIAGAMLVFIPAVGEYVIPEMLGGANTLMMGRVMWSEFFNNADWPMAAAVTCVMVLLLLVPLALFQYNQVKQVEPGREARE
- a CDS encoding ABC transporter permease subunit is translated as MKGPHRGMRALALGLGFAFLYIPILSLVVFSFNDSPLVTSWSGFSFKWYGSLLQDDALLSAAWLSFRVAALAATAATVIGTWAGYVLARMGRFRGFSLYIGMLSAPLVIPEVVIGISLLLMFVEVRTAIGWPENGIFTIWVGHTTFCMAFVAVIIQSRVRDLDRSLEEAALDLGATPLKVFFAITLPLIAPALASAWLLSFTLSLDDVILSSFLSGPGYTTLPIEVFSRVRLGLKPEVNALAAIFILIVGVCVVVANRLQRRAENRGVNT
- a CDS encoding DNA-3-methyladenine glycosylase, translating into MLPDSFFDRDARQVARELIGMVLRRRYRGLWLSARIIETEAYYLRDKGSHASLGYTHKRRALFMDGGTIYMYYARGGDSLNISAGGPGNAVLIKSGHPWVDAVSGEDALACMQALNPDALGRSRPPQRLCAGQTLLCRSLALKVPDWDGGHFDPENFFVEDIGARPSCLVRTVRLGIPEGRDPHLPYRFVDPAYAPFCTRNPLRRGQVAGRDYDWVTRQGRPCKGQALRT
- the rmuC gene encoding DNA recombination protein RmuC, with the translated sequence MLLQGDIVLAGIGVAAVVAALAALAAAWRTGRSARGTDQLAIRLAEQERAAAALRGELAESQRGLRGELGDAMRDLRVELGGQLEALRATLARDALATRTESADALGRFSAVFGEQVQRLTDMNDRRLQEIRQTVDQRLLALQAENAGKLDEMRRTVDEKLHATLEQRLGESFRLVSERLEAVHKGLGEMQSLASGVGDLKRVLTNVKSRGTWGEVQLARLLEDTMTPDQYGCNVKPVPGSDAIVEFAIRLPGRADDGEPVWLPLDAKFPKEEYERLVDAEQADDPDAARAAAAALARAVELQARAIADKYIAPPHTTDFAIMFLPTEGLYAEVLRRPGLLDKLHRLRVNVSGPANLAALLNSLQMGFRTLAIERRSSEVWQVLRAVKTEFGRFGDALAGVKRTLETASSKIGQTETRTRAMLRSLKAVEALPDDAATPAALLAQLAEEATPTADDENPPSR
- a CDS encoding 3-deoxy-D-manno-octulosonic acid kinase: MPVDDRRMAWDGERPGAMCYDAARIAQPAPALFDPAFYGTAAQPVQQGGRQAAWFVDGEFGSGVLRHYRRGGLVARLSRQRYVWLGEARTRCFMEFQLLESLSAQGLPVPAPLAAAYWRVGPLAYEAAILVARLPDVRPLAGVLDQPVWDVAAEAIARMHQAGVWHADLNAYNILLDARGKAWIIDFDRGRQGGVSDAGKRRNIERLRRSLEKVGGAAGLAFFEKLDQSYRERMARAPA
- a CDS encoding arsenate reductase, whose translation is MNQTVLYGLKQCSTCVKARAWLDEHGVKHQFVDYRDNPVPPATLKQWAEQVGGWEKLVNRTSMTWRALPEARKAAAGDAQWQALIAEYPALVRRPVTVTPDGVATVGFSEKRYTERFA
- a CDS encoding polyamine ABC transporter substrate-binding protein; this encodes MGINAGVRVAAAVLAALALSAAKAQENVVNVYNWAEYTAPDTIPGFERETGIKVRYDTYDNNDTLQAKLLTGKSGYDVVVPSTHYASRQLQGGLFQPLDKSKMPNLQYLDPEVMALVAQVDPGNKYFVPWGYGTNGLGYNVTKVQQIMGKDAPLNSWDMLFKPENAAKLKDCGISVLDEAAQVFPAVLHYIGKDPNSSNPDDYKAAFEVLKKIRPYIRQFSSSGYIDEMASGDLCMVYGFSGDVMIARDRARQNKQTFDVNYFIPQGGAPAWFDVMAVPKDAPHPENAMKFINYIETPQVHAAITNKMFYPNANKEARKYVVKDVADNPMIYPPAEVSKTLYVIKAQPINILRLQTRMWAELKSGR
- the phoU gene encoding phosphate signaling complex protein PhoU, with protein sequence MTEHTNKQFDADLEAVRSQFLAMGGVVEAMIQDAIDALANGDLDLVDKVREREKEVNRYEVEIDQRISYILARHQPTAIDLRMLLAVSKMLTDMERSGDEAEKIATVARRINDGEVRVTPLVDLRHMANSVRAMLRQSLDAFARLDPVQAAQVVRSDKEVDKEWKAALRQLISFMLEDPRTITPSIDLIFIARAMERIGDHAKNMSERVIYMVRGADVRHTGAKNAERQARGEEESTETTE
- the rpiA gene encoding ribose-5-phosphate isomerase RpiA, translating into MLSQQELKQQAAAAALEVVDQVAGPDVIIGVGTGSTADLFIDGLARFKGRLRGTVASSERSAARLSALGIAVLDLNDVEHMPIYVDGADEIDGRLHMIKGGGGAQTREKIVASVADRFVCIADESKLVERLGAFPLPVEVIPMARAAVARKLAALGGQPRLREGFITDNGNVILDVAGLRIDDAPALELHINNLPGVVTCGLFTQPGADVALLATQNGIRRLARP
- a CDS encoding YrbL family protein — its product is MSIVPFPARREPAAPAAQPAPLATEAYQPFRLLDLTGLRPIASGAERLVYQHPHDPSLLVKVVDFPAVAEHLSTRPLRRWRKDRQREGAYRNHVAELAEYTAAQNAAAGRWKVPMARILGLAQTSMGLGLLVEKITDGQGGLAPTVEQIVRDRGLDESLARELDYFFDTLADHHIILNDVSARNVVMGLNADGEAGLYLIDGFGSKQAVPLFAYSKLLNRRRILRKYQVLRAKLQARSLARLQARRQSSELDS
- a CDS encoding ABC transporter ATP-binding protein gives rise to the protein MNDSRYAAPHATDADEIVRVSDLVKIFGDTVAVRSVNLSVRRNELFALLGSSGCGKSTLLRMLAGFEEATSGQILLDGEDITDVPPYRRPVNMMFQSYALFPHMSVEANVAFGLKQEGVDRAEIHDRVFEALNLVQMAGYSRRKPHQLSGGQQQRVALARSLVKRPKLLLLDEPMSALDKQIRQATQIELVRILEQVGVTCIMVTHDQEEAMTMAHRLAVMTEGQIVQIGSPQDVYEFPNSRFVAGFIGSTNLFPGTIVVDEPDHVAIESDQLSRQLYVSHGVSEPLGMQVYVSIRPERIVVSREQPESIYNWAHGVVMHMAWMGGYARYHIRLDSGMTVEATVPRRVFAQDDAPAIHEEVYVVWDADSATVLPS